A stretch of Desulfovibrio sp. UIB00 DNA encodes these proteins:
- the aroC gene encoding chorismate synthase, giving the protein MAGNTFGQALRLTTFGESHGVGLGGVIDGCPAGLALTEADIQAELDRRKPGQGPTATKRKESDTVRLLSGVYEGMTTGTSIAFYIANEDQRSHDYGNLAEVFRPGHADWGYFQKYNGIRDHRGGGRSSGRETAARVAGGVIARKILERRGVKIMAACVELGGTAVQDWATLDLDNARNRPYCAATEAMPSLWDQVVLAARKAGDTLGGIVRIEARNVPAGLGEPVFDKLEAVLAHAIMSIGAVKGFSVGEGFGAAKLHGSQNNDPLLPADPAQPGKARFASNHAGGILGGISSGQTIVMHAAVKPIASIAVTQQTVDKEGNAASVLIGGRHDLAAIPRVVPVMEAMTALALADALLLQQRMGLAL; this is encoded by the coding sequence ATGGCTGGCAATACATTCGGACAGGCCCTCCGGCTGACAACATTCGGCGAATCCCACGGCGTGGGCCTTGGCGGCGTCATTGACGGCTGCCCGGCTGGCCTGGCCCTGACAGAGGCCGACATTCAGGCCGAGCTTGACCGCCGCAAACCCGGTCAGGGCCCCACCGCCACCAAGCGCAAGGAATCGGACACGGTTCGCCTGCTCTCCGGCGTGTACGAGGGCATGACCACCGGCACGTCCATTGCCTTCTACATCGCCAACGAAGACCAGCGCTCGCACGACTACGGCAATCTGGCCGAAGTTTTCCGCCCCGGCCATGCAGACTGGGGATATTTTCAGAAGTACAACGGCATACGCGACCATCGAGGCGGCGGGCGCTCCTCTGGGCGCGAGACCGCAGCCCGCGTGGCTGGCGGCGTCATTGCCCGCAAGATTCTTGAACGACGTGGCGTAAAAATCATGGCCGCCTGCGTGGAACTGGGCGGAACCGCCGTGCAGGACTGGGCAACCCTTGACCTGGACAATGCCCGCAACCGCCCCTACTGCGCCGCCACCGAGGCCATGCCCTCCCTGTGGGATCAGGTTGTGCTGGCCGCCCGCAAAGCGGGCGACACATTGGGAGGCATTGTGCGCATTGAGGCGCGCAATGTGCCCGCAGGTCTTGGCGAGCCCGTTTTTGACAAGCTGGAGGCTGTGCTGGCCCACGCCATCATGAGCATTGGCGCGGTTAAAGGCTTTTCTGTGGGCGAAGGTTTTGGCGCGGCCAAGTTGCATGGCTCGCAGAACAACGACCCCCTGCTCCCCGCCGACCCGGCGCAGCCCGGCAAGGCCCGCTTTGCTTCCAACCATGCAGGGGGCATACTGGGTGGCATTTCCAGTGGACAGACCATTGTGATGCACGCTGCGGTCAAGCCCATCGCATCCATAGCCGTTACCCAGCAGACCGTGGACAAGGAAGGCAACGCCGCCTCCGTGCTCATTGGCGGACGACACGACCTTGCCGCCATCCCGCGCGTAGTGCCGGTTATGGAAGCCATGACAGCTTTGGCCCTTGCCGATGCCCTGCTGCTCCAGCAGCGCATGGGGCTGGCCCTGTGA
- a CDS encoding ATP-dependent RecD-like DNA helicase: protein MSNLPLLQDPDSVELTGTVERVVFHNEENGYTVLRLLPASVNSGNGNAGLTRPRDPVSCIGHMVNPQAGVQLKVSGRWVNNPRFGRQIEFQNADEMLPATSEGIRLYLASGLIKGVGEEMAGRIVEAFGTDTIRILDEEPERLLKVRGVGSKSLDRIRTSWAEHRGMRDLLLFLQPHGITPAYAVRIYRAYGAEALAIVRENPYRLAMDIHGIGFVTADAAASKLGFEHDNPLRVQAGTLYVLQKATDDGNVYLPQAELTEAVCAQIGVDEGLVEDALAALEADERIVREELDMPDAPGEIGVYMRRYHHCESKTAFYIQRLLRSPKSVRFEKPDALVDKVVGELNISLAAEQLEAVRTAARSKMMVLTGGPGTGKTTIINAIIKLFGEVRARILLAAPTGRAAKRMSETSGRESRTIHRLLEYSPKEDGFARNEDNPLACGLLVVDEASMMDTLLFYHLLKAVPLGATLVLVGDVHQLPSVGPGNVLADIIRSGVVPVVELTEIFRQSAESEIICNAHLINRGEIPSLESSKERLSDFYFIHQNDAEKAAELIVDLVRNHIPRRFNLDPVDDIQVLTPMHKGAVGAGRMNACLQEALNPHGVEVRRGDRCFRLHDKVMQIRNNYDKDVFNGDMGRISFMDVRERTLSITFDERVVPYEFDELDEIAPAYAISIHKSQGSEYPAVVIPVMMQHYVLLQRNLIYTGVTRGKKLVILVGESRALHMAVKNNKTRKRFTRLAQRLAPVE from the coding sequence ATGAGCAACCTGCCCCTTTTACAAGATCCCGATTCCGTTGAACTCACCGGCACGGTGGAGCGCGTTGTCTTCCACAATGAAGAAAACGGCTACACTGTGCTGCGTTTGTTGCCCGCCAGTGTGAACAGCGGCAACGGCAACGCTGGCCTCACCCGACCACGCGACCCTGTTTCGTGCATCGGGCACATGGTCAACCCGCAAGCGGGCGTGCAGCTCAAGGTATCGGGGCGCTGGGTCAACAACCCCCGTTTTGGCCGCCAGATCGAGTTTCAGAACGCCGATGAAATGCTGCCCGCCACCAGCGAGGGCATCCGCCTCTATCTCGCCTCGGGCCTTATCAAGGGCGTTGGCGAAGAAATGGCCGGGCGCATAGTCGAAGCCTTTGGCACGGATACCATCCGTATTCTTGACGAAGAGCCAGAGCGCCTGCTCAAGGTGCGCGGCGTGGGCAGCAAGAGCCTTGACCGCATCCGCACCTCCTGGGCCGAGCACCGGGGTATGCGCGACCTGCTGCTCTTTTTGCAGCCCCACGGTATTACACCGGCCTACGCTGTACGCATCTACCGCGCTTACGGCGCTGAGGCGCTCGCCATTGTGCGCGAGAATCCCTATCGCCTTGCCATGGATATCCACGGCATCGGCTTTGTTACCGCTGACGCCGCCGCAAGCAAGCTGGGCTTTGAGCACGACAACCCCCTGCGTGTACAGGCGGGGACCCTCTATGTGCTGCAAAAAGCCACGGACGATGGCAACGTCTATTTGCCGCAGGCGGAGCTGACCGAGGCCGTTTGCGCCCAGATCGGCGTTGACGAAGGCCTTGTGGAGGATGCCCTCGCCGCGCTCGAAGCCGATGAGCGCATTGTGCGCGAAGAGCTGGATATGCCCGACGCCCCCGGCGAAATCGGCGTGTACATGCGGCGCTACCACCACTGCGAGTCAAAAACCGCCTTCTACATTCAGCGCCTCTTACGCTCGCCCAAATCCGTGCGTTTTGAAAAGCCGGATGCGCTGGTGGACAAGGTTGTGGGCGAACTGAACATTTCCCTCGCGGCAGAGCAGCTTGAGGCCGTGCGCACCGCCGCCCGCAGCAAGATGATGGTGCTCACCGGCGGCCCCGGCACTGGCAAAACCACCATCATCAACGCCATTATCAAGCTCTTTGGCGAGGTGCGCGCCCGCATACTGCTGGCAGCCCCCACAGGCCGCGCCGCCAAGCGCATGTCTGAAACGTCTGGCCGCGAATCGCGCACCATCCACCGTCTGCTGGAATATAGCCCCAAGGAAGACGGCTTTGCACGCAATGAGGACAATCCCCTCGCCTGCGGTCTCCTTGTGGTGGATGAAGCCTCCATGATGGACACCCTGCTCTTCTACCACCTGCTCAAGGCTGTGCCGCTGGGCGCAACCCTTGTGCTGGTAGGCGATGTGCACCAGTTGCCCTCGGTAGGCCCAGGCAACGTGCTTGCAGATATTATCCGCTCCGGCGTTGTGCCTGTTGTGGAACTGACCGAAATTTTCCGTCAGTCTGCGGAGAGCGAAATCATCTGCAATGCCCACCTCATCAACCGTGGCGAAATTCCCTCGCTTGAATCGAGCAAGGAGCGGCTCTCGGACTTCTACTTTATACATCAGAACGATGCAGAAAAAGCTGCGGAACTCATTGTGGATCTGGTGCGCAACCACATTCCCCGGCGTTTCAACCTCGACCCGGTGGACGACATCCAGGTGCTCACGCCCATGCACAAGGGCGCAGTGGGTGCTGGCCGCATGAACGCCTGCCTTCAGGAAGCCCTGAACCCCCACGGCGTGGAAGTGCGCCGTGGCGACCGCTGCTTCCGCCTGCACGACAAGGTCATGCAGATACGCAACAACTACGACAAGGACGTTTTTAACGGCGACATGGGACGCATCAGCTTTATGGACGTGCGCGAACGCACCCTCAGCATCACCTTTGACGAGCGCGTTGTGCCCTACGAATTTGATGAACTGGATGAAATCGCGCCTGCCTATGCCATTTCCATCCACAAGTCGCAAGGCTCGGAATACCCCGCCGTGGTCATTCCCGTCATGATGCAGCACTATGTGCTTTTGCAGCGCAACCTTATTTACACGGGTGTAACGCGCGGCAAAAAACTGGTCATTCTGGT
- a CDS encoding helix-hairpin-helix domain-containing protein — protein sequence MNKKADARTLNALRSVGPATIEDLRLLGVADISALAGCDPQALYDELCRIKGRKIDICCLDVFNCAVAQAKNPELSDEQRNWFWWSRQRKAATSPRIADKASA from the coding sequence GTGAACAAAAAGGCCGATGCTCGCACTCTGAACGCCCTGCGTTCTGTTGGCCCGGCAACCATTGAAGACCTGCGCCTGCTTGGCGTTGCGGATATTTCCGCCCTGGCGGGGTGCGACCCTCAGGCCCTGTATGATGAACTGTGCCGCATCAAAGGCCGGAAAATTGATATCTGCTGTCTTGATGTTTTCAATTGCGCTGTTGCCCAGGCAAAGAACCCGGAACTTTCTGATGAACAGCGCAACTGGTTCTGGTGGTCGCGGCAGCGCAAGGCTGCAACAAGCCCAAGGATTGCTGACAAGGCGAGTGCATGA